The Christiangramia flava JLT2011 genome has a segment encoding these proteins:
- the kdsB gene encoding 3-deoxy-manno-octulosonate cytidylyltransferase: MTKTSEKRIIAMIPARLQATRFPRKLLQDLKGKTVIQRTFEAAESTGLFDAVYVVTDSDEIFDEVVNFGGNAIRSTREHECGSDRIAEAVEEMDVDIVVNVQGDEPFIDKSSLQKLLQVFEADSKMEIDLASLKTPLSDSDEITNPNNVKVITAKDETALYFSRFPIPYPRDTNANVTYYKHIGIYAFRKSALMDFYTLPMLPLEAAEKIECIRYLEYGKKIKMVETSVKNIGIDTPEDLEHARKILG, from the coding sequence ATGACCAAGACTTCTGAAAAGCGCATTATCGCTATGATCCCTGCCAGGTTGCAGGCCACCAGGTTTCCCAGGAAATTATTGCAGGACCTGAAGGGGAAAACCGTTATTCAGCGCACGTTTGAAGCTGCTGAAAGTACCGGCTTGTTCGACGCGGTTTATGTGGTCACCGATAGTGATGAAATTTTTGATGAAGTGGTGAATTTCGGCGGAAATGCTATTCGCAGTACCCGGGAACATGAATGTGGAAGTGACCGAATTGCGGAAGCGGTGGAAGAAATGGATGTGGACATTGTCGTAAATGTCCAGGGAGATGAACCATTTATCGATAAATCCAGCCTGCAAAAACTGCTTCAGGTCTTTGAAGCAGATTCTAAAATGGAGATCGACCTGGCTTCTCTAAAAACACCGCTGAGCGATAGCGATGAAATTACCAACCCGAACAATGTCAAGGTCATTACGGCAAAAGATGAGACGGCGCTCTATTTTTCCCGTTTTCCCATTCCGTATCCGCGGGATACGAATGCCAACGTTACCTATTACAAACATATCGGGATATATGCCTTCAGAAAATCAGCCTTGATGGATTTTTACACACTGCCTATGTTACCGCTGGAAGCTGCGGAAAAAATCGAGTGTATTCGGTATCTGGAATATGGCAAGAAGATCAAAATGGTAGAGACCAGCGTGAAAAATATCGGCATCGACACGCCGGAAGATCTTGAACACGCCAGAAAAATCCTGGGTTAG
- a CDS encoding ATP-dependent DNA helicase: MQKHTPASFLKILNEDLGFTATSKQDIALQLLSDFVVTPSKDRLFLLKGYAGTGKTTIISTLVKNLWKVKKSGVLLAPTGRAAKVISNYSKKEAFTIHKKIYFPKKSGSGVQFTLQPNKHKETIFIVDEASMISDDRGNAKLFENGSLLDDLIQYVYSGRNCQLILIGDTAQLPPVKMEMSPALEQDTLEINYHKDVVSIELDEVVRQSETSDILHNATLIRESLQEEFYESFQFELTPNADVVRLQDGYEIMDAIQDSYGSLGHEETSIIVRSNKRANLYNEQIRNRILFQEEEISAGDYLMVVKNNYFWVKPSSEAGFIANGDIVKILEIFGFKELYGFRFAEVKVQMVDYPKMRPFETVVMLDTLTSNTPSLSYEESNKLYEEVKKDYADERSKYKQFMKVKNNPYFNSLQVKFSYAITCHKSQGGQWNTVFIEQPYLPNGVGKEYLRWLYTAITRAKEKLYLIGFPDDFFAKN; the protein is encoded by the coding sequence ATGCAAAAGCATACCCCCGCAAGCTTTCTGAAAATTCTAAATGAGGACCTTGGTTTCACTGCAACCAGTAAGCAGGATATTGCCTTACAGCTACTTAGTGATTTCGTGGTGACGCCATCAAAAGACCGTTTATTTCTGCTGAAAGGTTACGCCGGGACGGGGAAAACGACCATTATCAGTACCCTGGTAAAGAACCTTTGGAAAGTAAAAAAATCGGGTGTGTTGCTGGCGCCTACTGGACGTGCGGCGAAAGTGATCTCCAATTATTCCAAAAAGGAAGCTTTTACCATTCATAAAAAGATTTATTTTCCGAAGAAATCGGGTTCGGGTGTGCAGTTTACGCTGCAGCCCAATAAGCACAAGGAAACGATCTTTATCGTGGATGAAGCTTCGATGATATCAGATGATCGCGGAAATGCCAAGTTATTTGAGAATGGTTCGCTGCTCGATGACCTTATACAATATGTGTATTCCGGAAGAAACTGCCAGTTAATCCTGATTGGAGATACCGCGCAGCTGCCACCGGTCAAGATGGAGATGAGTCCCGCACTGGAGCAGGACACGCTGGAGATCAACTATCATAAAGATGTGGTCTCGATCGAGCTGGATGAAGTGGTTCGCCAAAGTGAGACCAGTGACATCCTGCATAATGCCACGCTGATTCGGGAAAGTCTTCAGGAAGAATTTTACGAAAGTTTCCAGTTTGAGCTCACACCAAACGCTGACGTGGTTCGGCTTCAGGACGGTTACGAGATCATGGACGCCATACAGGATAGCTACGGAAGTCTGGGGCACGAAGAAACCAGTATTATCGTACGTTCCAACAAAAGAGCGAACCTGTATAATGAGCAAATCCGGAATCGCATCCTGTTTCAGGAAGAAGAAATTTCAGCCGGCGATTACCTGATGGTGGTTAAGAACAATTATTTCTGGGTGAAGCCCAGTTCCGAAGCCGGTTTTATTGCCAATGGAGATATCGTCAAGATTTTAGAAATTTTCGGATTTAAAGAACTGTATGGTTTTCGTTTCGCGGAAGTGAAAGTCCAGATGGTTGATTACCCGAAAATGCGGCCTTTCGAGACCGTCGTGATGCTGGATACCCTTACCAGCAACACGCCTTCCTTGAGCTACGAAGAGTCTAATAAACTTTATGAGGAAGTGAAAAAGGATTACGCCGATGAACGCTCGAAATACAAGCAATTCATGAAGGTGAAGAACAACCCGTACTTTAATTCACTTCAGGTGAAATTTTCCTACGCGATCACTTGTCATAAGAGTCAGGGTGGGCAATGGAACACGGTTTTTATCGAACAGCCTTATTTGCCCAACGGGGTGGGGAAAGAATACCTGCGATGGCTGTATACCGCGATAACACGGGCTAAGGAAAAATTATATCTCATAGGCTTTCCAGACGATTTTTTTGCAAAGAACTAA
- a CDS encoding DUF3822 family protein has translation MRSIPAVTGQKFMVTSNSQNTQKKLSIQVSLNGLSFCILDESSKSVVFSKTLNFEKQLDPIKLLSKIELEYENESRLNQPVDDVKVIFSNALFTLVPEELFSEEQASSFLKFNAKILKTDFVAFDKLSEGIVNVYIPYANITNYFFDKYGEFEYQHSMSVLIETFLQQEQGTAKAFLHCQPNHFELVIIEKGKLLFANSFEYETSEDFLYYLLFTAEQLGMDPEDFELVLCGNISNDAEAYKLAWNYIKNISFAGPLHSFTFDTSKEQNEQAGFLLLNSF, from the coding sequence ATGAGGTCAATACCAGCGGTAACTGGCCAAAAGTTTATGGTGACCAGTAATTCACAAAATACCCAAAAGAAACTGTCCATTCAGGTTAGCTTGAATGGACTTTCTTTTTGTATCCTGGACGAAAGCTCTAAAAGCGTGGTTTTCTCCAAAACACTGAATTTTGAAAAGCAGCTGGATCCTATTAAACTATTATCAAAGATCGAGCTGGAATATGAAAACGAATCCCGCCTGAATCAACCGGTTGATGACGTCAAGGTAATCTTCAGCAACGCGCTGTTCACGCTTGTCCCCGAAGAACTTTTTAGCGAAGAGCAAGCCTCCAGTTTTTTAAAGTTCAATGCCAAGATCCTGAAAACTGATTTTGTCGCATTCGACAAACTTTCCGAAGGTATTGTGAATGTTTACATTCCCTACGCCAATATCACCAACTATTTTTTTGACAAATACGGGGAGTTCGAATACCAGCACTCCATGAGCGTGCTCATTGAAACTTTTCTTCAACAGGAACAGGGAACTGCAAAAGCTTTTTTACATTGCCAGCCGAACCATTTTGAACTGGTGATCATCGAAAAAGGCAAACTGCTATTTGCCAATTCTTTTGAATATGAAACCAGCGAGGATTTTCTGTACTATTTACTGTTTACCGCGGAACAACTTGGCATGGACCCGGAAGATTTTGAGTTGGTGCTTTGCGGCAACATCAGTAATGATGCTGAAGCCTACAAACTTGCCTGGAATTATATTAAGAATATTTCTTTTGCCGGCCCGCTTCACAGTTTTACCTTTGACACTTCGAAAGAGCAAAATGAGCAAGCAGGCTTTTTGCTGTTAAATTCATTTTAA
- a CDS encoding RsmD family RNA methyltransferase has translation MRIISGQYKGKRITAPSKLPVRPTTDMAKEALFNILNNQFFLQDLSVLDLFSGTGNISYEFAARGCSSITAVDGNYDCMKFIKKTSTELGFPIAVIKSDVFKYLEHTALTSDIIFADPPYDMDLAQFEKIIELVSQKELLKENGRLIVEHSKHTDLSHVKNFLEQRRYGSSVFSFFE, from the coding sequence ATGAGAATTATTTCCGGTCAATACAAAGGGAAGAGAATTACCGCTCCTTCCAAACTGCCCGTTCGCCCAACCACCGATATGGCGAAAGAAGCCCTTTTCAATATTCTGAATAACCAATTTTTCCTGCAGGACCTCAGTGTGCTGGATCTTTTCAGTGGCACCGGGAATATTTCATACGAATTTGCGGCTCGCGGATGTTCCAGCATTACCGCCGTTGATGGCAATTATGACTGCATGAAATTCATAAAAAAAACCAGCACAGAACTAGGTTTCCCTATTGCCGTGATCAAAAGCGATGTTTTTAAATACCTGGAACATACGGCGCTTACCAGTGATATCATTTTTGCCGATCCTCCATATGACATGGATTTAGCACAATTTGAGAAGATCATCGAGCTGGTCTCTCAGAAGGAATTACTGAAGGAAAATGGCCGCCTCATTGTGGAACATTCCAAACACACCGACCTGTCACATGTTAAAAATTTCTTAGAACAACGAAGATACGGAAGCAGCGTTTTCAGTTTTTTTGAATAA
- a CDS encoding glycoside hydrolase family 16 protein, with amino-acid sequence MNSSSQFVPENYELLWQDEFEYRGKPDRKKWSHEEGLLRNLEKQYYTSRKKNSRVRNGMLEITARKEAIRNRKYEASASNWKYYTKEAEYTSASIESLGKFEFQYGYVEVRAKLPAGQGVWPAIWMLGSDFESAVWPENGEIDILEHVGKDPEKIHATVHFPANNHVGYQSVGNTIQVEKPQEQFHIYGMEWTSEKIDFLVDGKIYHHFELSEAGDHADLFRKPFYLIINLALGGNWAGEVDPEIFPQKLLIDYVRVYQKK; translated from the coding sequence ATGAATTCCAGCTCCCAATTCGTTCCCGAAAATTACGAACTCCTCTGGCAGGACGAGTTTGAATATCGCGGCAAACCTGACCGAAAAAAATGGAGCCACGAAGAAGGGCTTTTGCGCAATCTGGAAAAACAATATTACACATCGCGTAAAAAGAACAGCCGAGTGCGCAACGGGATGCTCGAGATTACAGCACGCAAAGAGGCCATTCGAAATCGCAAATATGAGGCAAGTGCTTCCAACTGGAAATACTACACTAAGGAAGCCGAATATACTTCAGCCAGTATAGAAAGTCTTGGAAAATTTGAATTTCAGTATGGCTATGTGGAAGTCCGGGCGAAACTACCAGCTGGACAAGGCGTCTGGCCCGCCATCTGGATGCTTGGAAGCGACTTTGAATCGGCTGTATGGCCTGAGAATGGTGAGATTGATATTTTGGAACATGTAGGTAAAGATCCGGAGAAAATCCATGCAACCGTACATTTTCCGGCGAATAACCATGTAGGCTACCAGTCGGTTGGAAATACCATTCAGGTGGAAAAACCACAGGAGCAATTTCATATATATGGCATGGAATGGACTTCGGAAAAAATAGATTTTCTGGTAGACGGGAAGATTTACCATCATTTTGAACTTTCCGAAGCAGGAGATCACGCTGATCTGTTTCGGAAACCTTTTTACCTAATCATTAATCTGGCACTCGGCGGAAATTGGGCTGGTGAGGTAGACCCGGAGATCTTTCCGCAGAAACTCCTTATAGACTATGTTCGGGTTTATCAGAAAAAATAA
- a CDS encoding DNA polymerase III subunit gamma/tau, with translation MEHFVVSARKYRPQTFKDVVGQQAITNTLANAIRNNHLAQALLFTGPRGVGKTTCARILAKMINQQETQDPDEDFAFNIFELDAASNNSVDDIRNLIDQVRIPPQVGNYKVYIIDEVHMLSASAFNAFLKTLEEPPKHAIFILATTEKHKIIPTILSRCQIFDFKRITVRDAKEYLGYIAQQEGVSAEDDALHIIAQKADGAMRDALSIYDRVVSFSGQQLTRQAVTENLNVLDYDTYLQATDMILENDIPQLLVKFNDILASGFDGHHFVSGLASHFRDLLVCKDQKTIDLLEVGEQTKARYFEQSQKCSHTFLVEAIDLANSCDLKYKTSHNQRLLVELCLMQLASITFEGEKKKSERGIVPPSHFKVGARPMPTAKREIVQQNEHEQGNNDEQVQLPEDHTAVETCASVKDEAYYSDDSPGAKSAEIPSEEKKEESVAQHTPSQPAIKRERVSGLSLKSINKKKEIAEQQRSMMPEEEVMDDAFTEEEMVEQWKKYTEKLKRKGEKILASILESQEPKLEGKKICLVFPNETMKLDLEKEENRLMRFLKQRLRNTHISLNIRVDEAVSRKYAFTPQEKYEKLREANPLIDKLRATFDLDV, from the coding sequence ATGGAACATTTTGTAGTATCTGCAAGGAAATATCGCCCGCAAACCTTCAAAGACGTGGTTGGCCAGCAGGCGATCACCAATACTCTGGCGAATGCGATCAGGAACAACCACCTGGCGCAGGCCTTGCTTTTCACAGGTCCGCGTGGGGTTGGTAAAACCACCTGTGCCCGAATCCTGGCAAAAATGATCAATCAACAGGAGACCCAGGATCCAGATGAAGATTTTGCTTTCAACATTTTCGAACTGGATGCGGCTTCCAATAACTCGGTTGATGATATTCGGAATTTGATCGACCAGGTTCGTATCCCGCCGCAGGTTGGAAACTATAAAGTGTATATCATCGATGAGGTGCACATGCTTTCAGCTTCAGCCTTCAATGCATTTCTGAAAACGCTGGAAGAACCGCCTAAACATGCTATTTTCATCCTTGCCACCACGGAAAAGCACAAGATCATTCCTACGATTCTCTCCCGTTGCCAGATATTTGATTTCAAACGGATCACCGTTCGGGATGCGAAAGAGTATTTAGGGTATATTGCACAACAGGAAGGTGTTTCCGCCGAAGATGATGCACTGCATATTATTGCTCAAAAGGCTGATGGTGCCATGCGCGACGCCCTTTCGATCTATGACCGGGTGGTAAGTTTCAGCGGGCAGCAGTTAACACGGCAGGCAGTTACGGAAAACCTGAACGTGCTGGATTACGACACGTACCTACAGGCAACCGATATGATCCTGGAGAACGATATTCCGCAATTGCTGGTAAAATTCAATGATATTTTGGCCAGCGGTTTTGACGGTCATCATTTTGTTTCAGGACTGGCGAGTCATTTCAGAGATCTGCTGGTTTGCAAGGATCAAAAAACGATCGACCTTCTCGAAGTTGGAGAGCAGACAAAAGCCAGATATTTTGAACAATCCCAGAAATGTTCCCACACATTTTTGGTTGAAGCAATCGACCTGGCAAATTCCTGCGACCTGAAATACAAAACCAGTCACAACCAACGCCTGTTGGTAGAATTATGCCTGATGCAGCTCGCCTCGATCACCTTCGAAGGCGAAAAAAAAAAGTCTGAACGAGGCATAGTCCCTCCCTCCCATTTCAAAGTTGGAGCCAGGCCCATGCCTACCGCTAAACGAGAGATCGTTCAGCAAAATGAGCATGAACAGGGAAATAATGACGAACAAGTACAACTTCCGGAAGATCATACTGCCGTAGAAACCTGTGCCAGCGTAAAAGATGAAGCATATTATTCTGACGATAGTCCCGGCGCAAAATCGGCTGAAATTCCTTCCGAAGAAAAGAAAGAAGAGTCGGTGGCTCAACATACTCCTTCCCAGCCGGCGATCAAAAGAGAACGCGTTTCCGGTCTATCCCTGAAAAGCATCAATAAAAAAAAGGAAATCGCCGAACAGCAGCGATCGATGATGCCTGAGGAAGAGGTGATGGACGATGCTTTTACCGAGGAAGAAATGGTCGAGCAATGGAAGAAATACACCGAAAAGCTGAAGCGAAAAGGCGAAAAGATCCTGGCCTCTATTTTGGAGTCGCAGGAACCCAAGCTGGAAGGCAAAAAGATCTGCCTCGTTTTTCCAAATGAGACCATGAAGCTTGACCTGGAAAAAGAAGAGAATCGCTTAATGCGCTTTTTGAAACAGCGATTGAGAAATACCCATATTAGCCTGAATATTCGTGTGGACGAAGCCGTTTCCAGAAAATATGCTTTCACTCCCCAGGAAAAATATGAGAAACTGCGGGAAGCCAACCCGTTGATCGATAAACTAAGAGCTACATTTGATTTAGACGTTTAA
- a CDS encoding tRNA-(ms[2]io[6]A)-hydroxylase: MLGLKLPTDPRWADIAEKNIEEILVDHAYCEQKAASTAISLIVTYPEYSELVTAMTALAREEMGHFKMVHDKILQRGYQMGWDRKDDYVIALRDFFPKGGSRATQLVHRLLIAGLIEARSCERFRLLSEQLQDQELAKFYKDLMISEANHYTMFLKFARKFGESREIVDQKWQDLLEFEASIMKDLGNKESIHG, translated from the coding sequence ATGTTAGGACTAAAATTACCAACCGACCCGAGATGGGCCGATATCGCCGAAAAAAATATAGAGGAAATCCTCGTGGATCATGCCTATTGTGAGCAGAAAGCAGCTTCAACAGCAATATCGCTTATTGTAACCTACCCTGAATATTCTGAATTAGTAACTGCGATGACTGCGCTGGCACGGGAAGAAATGGGACATTTTAAGATGGTTCATGATAAAATTTTGCAACGCGGTTATCAAATGGGATGGGATCGAAAAGACGATTATGTGATCGCATTGAGGGATTTTTTCCCGAAAGGTGGAAGCCGTGCCACGCAGCTGGTTCACCGCCTTTTAATCGCCGGACTCATCGAAGCCAGAAGCTGCGAACGTTTTCGATTACTTTCTGAACAACTGCAAGACCAGGAACTCGCCAAATTCTATAAAGACCTGATGATCAGTGAAGCGAATCATTACACGATGTTTCTAAAGTTCGCCCGTAAATTTGGAGAAAGTCGCGAGATCGTAGACCAGAAATGGCAGGATCTTTTGGAGTTTGAAGCCAGTATCATGAAAGATCTTGGCAACAAGGAAAGCATTCACGGCTAG
- a CDS encoding rod shape-determining protein, with the protein MINQKTYAAIDIGSNAVRLLVSTITEKEGSETNFRKTSLVRVPIRLGADVFLKQKVSDKNLERMVDTMQAFNLLMKSHGVEKYKACATSAMREAKNGEAVTNTIREKTGVEIEIIDGSHEAAIIAATDLHALIQNDCNYLYVDVGGGSTEYTLYSNGKTVTSRSFKVGTVRMMEDLVEHRTWEEMRDWVKETTKDYADIDLIGSGGNINNIFKTSGKKEGKPLSLKYLKDYDEKLNSYTYEERITELDLKNDRADVIIPASKIYLNSMKWARAGRIFVPKIGLADGIIKSLYNTSKRKKKA; encoded by the coding sequence ATGATTAATCAGAAAACATATGCCGCTATTGATATCGGGTCGAACGCCGTTCGATTGCTGGTATCCACGATCACTGAAAAAGAAGGTTCGGAAACCAATTTCCGTAAGACCTCACTGGTTCGAGTGCCAATCAGGTTAGGCGCAGATGTTTTCCTGAAGCAAAAAGTTTCAGATAAAAACCTGGAGCGAATGGTAGATACCATGCAGGCTTTCAATTTACTGATGAAATCACATGGAGTGGAAAAATACAAAGCCTGCGCAACTTCCGCTATGCGGGAAGCTAAAAACGGAGAAGCTGTGACCAATACCATCCGGGAGAAGACCGGTGTCGAAATTGAAATTATCGACGGTTCTCATGAAGCAGCGATCATCGCCGCGACCGATCTCCATGCTTTGATCCAGAATGATTGTAATTACCTGTATGTAGATGTGGGAGGTGGAAGTACCGAATACACACTGTACAGCAATGGTAAAACTGTGACCTCCCGTTCCTTTAAAGTTGGAACGGTTAGGATGATGGAAGACCTCGTGGAACATCGAACCTGGGAAGAAATGCGTGACTGGGTGAAAGAAACAACCAAAGATTACGCTGATATTGACCTGATTGGTTCCGGTGGAAACATCAATAACATTTTTAAGACCAGCGGAAAGAAAGAAGGGAAACCCCTGAGCCTGAAATATCTGAAGGACTATGATGAAAAGCTCAATTCTTACACGTATGAAGAGCGTATCACCGAACTGGATTTGAAAAATGACCGTGCCGATGTAATTATTCCGGCTTCCAAGATCTACCTGAATTCCATGAAGTGGGCGAGAGCAGGTCGTATTTTCGTTCCGAAGATCGGTCTGGCTGATGGGATCATCAAGTCGCTATACAATACATCGAAAAGAAAGAAGAAGGCCTAG
- the ppk1 gene encoding polyphosphate kinase 1, whose protein sequence is MTEKRYINRELSWLSFNARVLQEAADETVPLLERLRFLGIFSNNLDEFFKVRYATVKRIDLAGKAGKSALGGIKASKLLEEITQIVIDQQAESLKILEDIQSKLKNHNIYIIKENEVTESQHDFIKNFFLTKVSPALVTIILNELSEMPSLKDSAAYLAVKMVMSEDKNGEAKGISKILNRPVREKRYVLIEIPRSIERFVVLPEEDGRQYIILLDDLIRYNLHSIFNIFKYDSLTAHMIKITRDAELDLDSDLSKSFIEKISDSVKDRIKGEPVRFVYDKNIDEDTLSYLMNKMGIDSSDSIIPGGRYHNRRDYMDFPSLGRKDLQYEVREPLPIPGLILQTSVLKGIAKKDYLLYTPYQSFAYTVKFLREAALDPKVKSIKITIYRLAKISHIASSLINAVKNGKKVTVQIELRARFDEVANIRYAEQMQEEGVKLIFGVPGLKVHCKTCVIEREEQGKMKRYGFISTGNFNESTSKVYTDYTLFTADPEILKEVNKVFDFFETNYKVNKYKHLIVSPHYTRNAIYKLIQNEIDNAKNGKPAGIRMKLNSLSDYHIIDKLYMASKAGVKVKLIVRGICCLVPGIQGLSENIEAISIVDKFLEHPRVFIFENAGDPRVYISSADLMTRNLDQRVEISCPIYQQDIKEELIETFDISWNDNVKARIHCRGMENPYRGTEGKTVRSQFDLYNYYLKKIEINS, encoded by the coding sequence ATGACAGAAAAGCGGTATATCAACAGAGAGCTGAGCTGGTTGTCGTTCAATGCCCGTGTCCTTCAGGAAGCGGCAGATGAAACTGTTCCTTTGCTGGAACGCCTCAGATTTCTGGGGATTTTCTCAAATAATCTGGACGAATTTTTTAAAGTTCGTTACGCCACGGTTAAGCGTATAGACCTGGCCGGAAAAGCGGGGAAAAGTGCGCTTGGCGGTATTAAAGCCAGTAAGCTGCTGGAAGAAATTACCCAAATTGTGATCGATCAGCAGGCAGAAAGCCTGAAGATTCTGGAAGATATTCAATCCAAACTGAAGAATCACAATATCTATATCATTAAGGAAAATGAAGTCACCGAGAGTCAGCATGACTTTATTAAGAACTTCTTTCTTACAAAGGTTAGCCCGGCACTGGTTACAATTATCCTGAACGAACTTTCAGAAATGCCTTCGCTTAAAGACAGCGCCGCATACCTGGCGGTGAAAATGGTGATGAGTGAAGATAAGAATGGAGAAGCGAAAGGGATCAGTAAAATACTGAACAGGCCGGTGCGGGAAAAGCGTTATGTTTTGATCGAAATTCCGCGCAGTATCGAACGATTTGTAGTACTTCCGGAAGAAGATGGAAGGCAGTATATCATCCTGCTTGATGACCTCATTCGTTATAACCTGCATTCAATTTTCAATATTTTTAAGTACGACAGTCTCACGGCTCATATGATCAAGATTACCCGGGACGCAGAACTCGACCTGGACAGCGACCTGAGCAAGAGCTTCATTGAAAAGATTTCAGACAGTGTGAAAGACCGGATCAAGGGAGAGCCGGTTCGGTTTGTGTATGACAAGAATATAGACGAAGACACACTTTCCTATTTAATGAATAAAATGGGAATTGATTCCAGTGACTCCATCATCCCCGGTGGCCGTTACCATAACCGTCGCGATTATATGGATTTTCCTAGTCTCGGGCGAAAGGACCTGCAATATGAAGTTCGCGAGCCTTTGCCAATTCCAGGATTGATTCTCCAGACCAGCGTTTTGAAAGGTATCGCGAAAAAAGATTATTTGCTCTATACGCCTTACCAGAGTTTTGCTTACACCGTTAAATTTTTACGGGAAGCGGCACTGGATCCGAAGGTGAAATCGATAAAAATTACCATTTACCGTTTGGCGAAGATCTCGCACATTGCCAGTTCACTGATCAATGCGGTGAAAAATGGAAAAAAAGTAACGGTTCAGATCGAACTACGGGCACGTTTTGATGAAGTTGCCAATATTCGTTATGCGGAACAGATGCAGGAAGAAGGTGTGAAGCTCATCTTTGGTGTTCCTGGACTCAAAGTTCACTGTAAGACCTGCGTAATCGAACGAGAAGAACAGGGTAAAATGAAGCGTTATGGTTTCATAAGTACCGGTAATTTCAACGAAAGCACCTCAAAAGTGTATACCGATTATACGCTTTTCACGGCCGATCCTGAAATTCTGAAAGAAGTGAACAAGGTCTTCGATTTTTTCGAAACCAATTACAAGGTTAATAAATACAAACACTTGATCGTTTCACCGCATTATACCCGAAATGCGATTTATAAACTGATTCAGAATGAGATCGATAATGCCAAAAATGGTAAACCTGCGGGTATCAGGATGAAACTGAACAGCCTTTCCGATTATCACATTATCGATAAATTGTACATGGCGAGCAAGGCCGGCGTGAAAGTAAAACTCATCGTTCGCGGTATTTGTTGCCTGGTTCCGGGAATTCAGGGATTGAGCGAAAATATTGAAGCCATTAGTATTGTAGATAAATTCCTGGAGCATCCAAGGGTATTTATATTTGAAAATGCCGGAGACCCCAGGGTGTATATTTCTTCGGCCGACCTGATGACCAGAAATCTCGACCAGCGTGTAGAAATTTCCTGTCCTATTTACCAGCAGGATATCAAAGAAGAACTTATCGAAACTTTCGATATTAGCTGGAATGATAACGTGAAGGCCCGTATTCATTGCCGCGGAATGGAAAACCCGTACCGCGGGACAGAAGGAAAGACCGTACGCTCCCAATTCGATCTTTATAATTACTATCTGAAAAAAATTGAAATCAACTCGTGA
- a CDS encoding SixA phosphatase family protein: MKRLVLVRHGKSSWEHDVPDYERPLKQRGYDDAELVLKTFSQFYKFSAKVWTSHAVRARTTAEIFKSTLQIADEDFTVKEELYTFNQNDLLREIKNCPDSIHKLMVFGHNPAMTILVNYLGDKPLDNLPTTGLVVIDFDTDRWEDINQGTTILTLLPKNLR, from the coding sequence ATGAAAAGACTTGTATTGGTTAGACACGGAAAATCTTCCTGGGAACATGACGTACCAGATTACGAAAGACCTTTAAAACAACGAGGCTATGATGATGCGGAGCTGGTTCTGAAAACCTTCAGCCAGTTTTATAAATTTTCAGCAAAAGTTTGGACCAGTCATGCCGTGAGAGCCCGTACCACTGCTGAAATCTTTAAATCTACACTTCAGATAGCCGATGAAGATTTCACCGTTAAAGAAGAGCTTTACACCTTTAATCAAAACGATCTGCTTCGGGAAATAAAGAATTGCCCCGATTCTATTCATAAATTGATGGTTTTCGGGCACAATCCTGCCATGACCATCCTGGTAAACTATCTGGGTGATAAGCCGCTTGATAATCTTCCCACAACCGGCCTGGTGGTGATCGATTTTGACACCGATCGCTGGGAGGATATCAACCAGGGAACGACCATTTTAACCCTCCTCCCTAAAAATTTACGATAA